From a region of the Streptomyces tirandamycinicus genome:
- a CDS encoding DUF5988 family protein: MSPSNLVLLEGGPDDLPQVWPLPSGGCREPIKIPRHNAYEHFEFADRHRTLHGERLPVYRWVYRTYIAE; this comes from the coding sequence ATGAGCCCCTCGAACCTCGTGCTCCTCGAAGGCGGTCCCGACGACCTGCCCCAGGTCTGGCCCCTGCCCTCCGGCGGGTGCCGGGAGCCAATCAAGATTCCGCGTCACAACGCCTACGAACACTTCGAGTTCGCGGACCGCCACCGCACCCTGCACGGCGAACGCCTGCCGGTCTACCGCTGGGTCTACCGCACGTACATCGCGGAGTGA